A window of Deltaproteobacteria bacterium genomic DNA:
CGGCTGAGCGGTTGACCTGACGTGGCACCGAGGCCCTTCGATGAATGCAGACGCAGCGAGGTAAGCGCTCATGAGGGTGTGGGATTATCTGCATCGTGCACGGATCCGCGATCGGGGGCGGCTGTGGGGCGGGAAGTCAAGGACCGCAGAACCCGGTGAAGGTGGAACAACGTTGGATGGAGAGACCCGTCGCGTGGTCGAGCATCGCCGACGCTTCTGGGCCGAATTCCGCGAGGGGCAACGGCAGGCGAACGCGCGCTGTCTCGAAGCCGACCGCGTCTCGAAGCAAGACCGATGACCGCGTTAGGAATCGCGAGTGAGGCGCTCGCCAATGCTTGTGAAGGGGGCTTCGCCCCGTCCATCTGGAAAATGTCGGCTGAACCCCTACACGTAGGCCAGTGACCGGGTTACTAGTCCTCGAAGTGGCAGTTGAGCGAACAGTCACACAACGAGGCACAGTGTGGTTTGTTGTCGGGTCCTCTCTCGCGGCTCGTCACGTTCTGACAGATACAACGGCAAGGCGGCTGAAGGTTGGGCCGAAGGGGAGGCAGGATCGCCTCGCAACGTTTGATGCTCATCTGTTCGTCGCAGCTTTGCTGGGCAGCCAACGACGCCGTCGTGACAAGCAACATTTCCACGAGAGCAAAGTGCACGAGGCGCATAGCCAGCACCTCCCCAAGGCGGTTGCGAACAAAGTAGCGCGTACGCTAGGCGCCTAGGTCGGGTGCCGTCAAGCGGGTGTCACGAGGATGGTGGTTCAGTTTGAATTCAGAAGGGCCGGGGGGGGTCCGGCCCGAGGGTCCTGCCCGGGAGGAGACGCATCGTTTATGGCGACGCGGGTTCGCCTTCTGGAGGACAGAGTGATCGTCAAGCGCATCGAGGAGCAGGATGGCAGTCGGTCCCGGTAAGACGGAGGACGGCAAGGTCCTGACGCTCGACGTGAAGGCCGGCGACCGGGTACTGTTCGGCAAGTACGCCGGCACCGAGATCACGCGCGACAGCGAGGAGCACCTGATCCTCCGCGAGGAGGACATCCTCGGAGTCATCGAGGGATAGGAGGACCGAGCGATGGCGGGAAAGTTGGTACTGTTCAGCGCGGACGCGCGGACCAAGGTGCTGCGCGGCGTCAACATCCTCGCCGATGCGGTCACGGTGACGTTGGGGCCGCGCGGGCGCAACGTGGTGCTCGAGAAGTCGTGGGGCGCCCCCACCGTGACCAAGGACGGCGTGACGGTCGCGAAGGAGATCGAGCTCGCCGACAAGTTCGAGAACATGGGCGCACAGATGGTGAAGGAGGTCGCCTCCAAGACCTCCGACGTGGCAGGCGACGGCACCACCACGGCCACCGTGCTGGCGCGTGCCCTCTTCACGGAGGGCGCCAAGCTGGTGGCGGCCGGCCACGACCCGATGAGCCTCAAGCGTGGCGTTGACCGGGCCGTCACGGCGGTCGTCGAGGAGCTGAAGAAGCTCTCCAAGTCGACCAAGAGCAAGGCCGAGATCGCCCAGGTTGGCATCGTGTCGGCCAACGGCGACCGCGCGATCGGCGACTTGATCGCCGAGGCGATGGAGAAGGTGGGGAAGGAGGGCGTCATCACCGTCGAGGAGGCCAAGAGCCTCGACACCCAGCTCGAGGTTGTCGAGGGCATGCAGTTCGACCGCGGCTACCTCTCCGCCTACTTCGTGACCGATGCCGACCGCATGGAGGCGGTGC
This region includes:
- a CDS encoding chaperonin GroEL, yielding MAGKLVLFSADARTKVLRGVNILADAVTVTLGPRGRNVVLEKSWGAPTVTKDGVTVAKEIELADKFENMGAQMVKEVASKTSDVAGDGTTTATVLARALFTEGAKLVAAGHDPMSLKRGVDRAVTAVVEELKKLSKSTKSKAEIAQVGIVSANGDRAIGDLIAEAMEKVGKEGVITVEEAKSLDTQLEVVEGMQFDRGYLSAYFVTDADRMEAVLEDAYILIHEKKISVMKDLLPLLEQVARSGKPLLVIAEEIEGEALATLVVNKLRGTFACCAVKAPGFGDRRKAMLEDIAVLSGGRLIAEELGLKLENVTLKELGRCKRIVIDKDNTTLIDGAGKKADIEG